Proteins from a genomic interval of Shumkonia mesophila:
- a CDS encoding RuBisCO large subunit C-terminal-like domain-containing protein yields MPRITAVYRVASTARDIEARARAIAVEQSVEMPLSAIADKAVLADIVGAVEGIEEIGDGAFRVRIGLAVATTGPEPGQLINMLFGNTSIHDDVALEDAILPPDVTAAFGGPNLGLAGLRARCGAATRAMTCSALKPQGLAPEGLARLAARMAEGGIDFIKDDHGLADQAYSPYPLRVAAVAAAVRAVGGPTRYLPSLSGHLESMRAQVRLALDEGLDGVLVTPMIAGLSTFHALTREFPEVAFMTHPAMAGAAGIAPPFLLGTLFRLLGADATVFPNHGGRFGYSPETCRDLAGAARRPWPGVRPCVPVPAGGMTLDRVDEILDFYGNDTMLLIGGNLLAAGDGLAAGATAFTRRVARHAGT; encoded by the coding sequence ATGCCGCGCATCACCGCCGTCTATCGCGTCGCCAGCACCGCCCGGGACATCGAGGCCCGGGCCCGGGCCATCGCCGTCGAGCAGAGCGTCGAGATGCCGCTCTCCGCCATCGCCGACAAGGCCGTGCTGGCCGACATCGTCGGCGCCGTCGAGGGGATCGAGGAGATCGGCGACGGCGCCTTCCGGGTGCGGATCGGCTTGGCCGTCGCCACCACCGGGCCGGAGCCCGGCCAGTTGATCAACATGCTGTTCGGCAACACCTCGATCCACGACGACGTCGCGCTGGAAGATGCCATCCTTCCGCCCGACGTCACCGCCGCCTTCGGCGGGCCGAACCTCGGGCTGGCCGGCCTCAGGGCGCGTTGCGGTGCCGCCACGCGGGCCATGACCTGCTCGGCCTTGAAGCCCCAGGGCCTGGCGCCCGAGGGCTTGGCCCGGCTTGCCGCCCGCATGGCCGAGGGCGGCATCGACTTCATCAAGGACGACCACGGCCTGGCCGACCAGGCCTATAGCCCCTACCCCCTTCGGGTGGCGGCGGTGGCCGCCGCCGTGCGCGCCGTGGGCGGGCCGACCCGCTATCTGCCCAGCCTGTCGGGACACCTGGAGAGCATGCGCGCCCAAGTCCGCCTGGCCTTGGACGAGGGACTGGACGGCGTGCTGGTGACGCCGATGATCGCTGGACTGTCCACCTTCCACGCGCTGACCCGCGAATTTCCCGAGGTCGCCTTCATGACCCATCCGGCGATGGCCGGGGCGGCCGGCATCGCGCCCCCCTTCCTGCTGGGCACGCTGTTTCGCCTCTTGGGGGCCGACGCCACCGTCTTTCCCAACCACGGCGGCCGCTTCGGCTATTCCCCGGAAACCTGCCGGGATTTGGCCGGGGCCGCCCGTCGGCCGTGGCCGGGAGTCAGGCCCTGCGTGCCGGTGCCGGCCGGCGGCATGACGCTGGACCGGGTCGACGAAATCCTCGATTTCTATGGAAACGACACCATGTTGCTGATCGGCGGCAACCTGCTGGCGGCGGGCGACGGGCTGGCCGCCGGGGCCACCGCTTTCACCCGCCGGGTCGCCCGCCACGCCGGCACCTAG
- a CDS encoding cupin domain-containing protein has translation MDSKTAVREALAGCRWQDVDVLAYKENGAAPFKAITRQVLFAEPELACELRYFEMAAGGHSTLERHEHAHGVMILRGHGTCLVGGQVRAVKAHDLVAIPPMAWHQFRASAGEPMGFLCMVNAKRDKPQLPTAEDLAALRRDPAVATFLDGQFR, from the coding sequence ATGGATTCAAAGACCGCCGTTCGCGAAGCGTTGGCCGGCTGCCGCTGGCAGGATGTCGACGTGCTGGCCTACAAGGAGAATGGCGCCGCTCCCTTCAAGGCGATCACCCGCCAGGTGCTGTTCGCCGAGCCGGAACTCGCCTGCGAGCTGCGCTATTTCGAGATGGCGGCCGGCGGCCATTCGACGCTGGAGCGCCACGAGCACGCCCACGGCGTGATGATCCTGAGGGGTCACGGCACCTGCCTGGTCGGCGGCCAGGTGCGCGCGGTGAAGGCGCACGACCTGGTGGCCATCCCGCCGATGGCCTGGCACCAGTTCCGGGCAAGTGCCGGAGAGCCGATGGGCTTCCTCTGCATGGTCAACGCGAAACGCGATAAGCCGCAGCTGCCGACGGCCGAGGACCTGGCCGCGTTGAGGCGCGACCCCGCGGTGGCCACCTTTCTCGACGGCCAATTCCGGTGA
- a CDS encoding TRAP transporter substrate-binding protein, with protein MKTEKTLKALTILGAAALLGAFTSQAVAAELEIKLGHNGSPGSLFDASAVEFAKMVNPKLAGKAKVVVYGSEQLGKDEEMLKKLRLGTAHLALNSTIMAQMVDVIGLFELPYLVRDREHMKRIEKEVFWPMIAPIAEKKNFKILAVWENGFRHITNNKQPIVKPADLAGIKLRTPSSKWRVAMFKAYGANPSPLPYGEVFVALQTGTFDGQENPFPQIVGGRFQDVQKYLSLTGHVYSPAFVVADVQHWPKVPADVRKIIEDTAKEAQAFVFKTSAKMDEDYLVEVKKAGMQVNEADKDAFVEASKSVYADFAKVVPGADEMIAKSLAVAKAK; from the coding sequence ATGAAGACCGAAAAAACCTTGAAGGCACTGACGATCCTGGGAGCCGCCGCGCTCTTGGGCGCGTTCACCTCGCAGGCCGTTGCCGCCGAACTCGAAATCAAGCTGGGCCACAACGGCAGCCCGGGCTCGCTGTTCGATGCCAGCGCGGTCGAGTTCGCCAAGATGGTCAACCCGAAACTGGCGGGCAAGGCCAAGGTCGTCGTCTACGGCTCCGAGCAGCTGGGTAAAGACGAGGAAATGCTGAAGAAGCTGCGCCTCGGTACCGCCCACCTCGCGCTGAATTCCACGATCATGGCGCAGATGGTCGATGTCATCGGCTTGTTCGAGCTGCCCTATCTGGTGCGCGACCGCGAGCACATGAAGCGCATCGAGAAGGAAGTTTTCTGGCCGATGATCGCGCCGATCGCCGAGAAGAAGAACTTCAAGATTCTGGCGGTGTGGGAAAACGGGTTCCGCCACATCACCAACAACAAGCAACCGATCGTCAAGCCGGCCGACCTCGCCGGCATCAAGCTGCGCACGCCGTCCTCGAAGTGGCGCGTCGCCATGTTCAAGGCCTATGGCGCCAACCCGTCGCCGCTGCCCTATGGCGAAGTGTTCGTGGCGCTGCAGACCGGCACCTTCGACGGCCAGGAAAACCCGTTCCCGCAAATCGTCGGCGGGCGGTTCCAGGACGTGCAGAAGTACCTGTCCTTGACCGGCCACGTCTACTCGCCGGCCTTCGTCGTCGCCGACGTCCAGCACTGGCCGAAGGTGCCCGCCGACGTCCGCAAGATCATCGAGGACACGGCGAAGGAGGCCCAGGCCTTCGTGTTCAAGACCTCGGCCAAGATGGACGAAGACTACCTCGTCGAAGTGAAGAAGGCCGGCATGCAGGTCAACGAGGCCGACAAGGACGCCTTCGTCGAGGCCAGCAAGTCGGTGTACGCGGACTTCGCCAAGGTCGTCCCCGGCGCCGACGAGATGATCGCGAAGTCTCTCGCGGTAGCCAAAGCCAAGTAA
- the trxA gene encoding thioredoxin yields MATIAMTAENFENTILENDIVLIDFWADWCQPCRTFGPVFEKVSEKHPDVIFAKVDTEAEQEIAAQFGIRSIPTLAIFREKVLLFNQAGALPESTLEQVIARVKDLDMDEVRTAIAEENAKAEEAGEPSNER; encoded by the coding sequence ATGGCGACGATTGCCATGACTGCCGAGAATTTCGAGAACACCATCCTGGAGAACGACATCGTTCTCATCGATTTCTGGGCGGACTGGTGCCAGCCCTGCCGGACCTTCGGGCCGGTTTTCGAAAAGGTTTCGGAAAAGCACCCCGACGTCATCTTCGCCAAGGTGGATACCGAGGCCGAGCAGGAGATCGCGGCGCAGTTCGGCATCCGCTCGATTCCGACGCTGGCCATCTTCCGCGAGAAGGTGCTGCTGTTCAATCAGGCCGGCGCGCTGCCGGAATCGACGCTGGAACAGGTGATCGCCCGGGTCAAGGACCTCGACATGGACGAGGTCAGGACCGCCATCGCTGAGGAGAACGCCAAGGCCGAAGAGGCCGGCGAGCCTTCCAACGAGCGGTGA
- a CDS encoding GntR family transcriptional regulator, whose protein sequence is MDKERMPTAMPEPITRRSLHDEVVSRLRDLIVEGEFRPGTRINERLLCERFAISRTPLREALKVLASEGLVELTPNRGATVAEFTLSDVEEMFPVMGALEALAGELACQRITEAELAEIRALHYQMVVHFQKGELPEYFHLNQAIHEAMLAAARNPTLSNIFRSLSGRVSPARFRANMSRARWTRAVEEHEKILKALEARNGPLLASLLKEHLSNKGETVREAMFATESVREAVG, encoded by the coding sequence ATGGATAAGGAGAGAATGCCGACCGCCATGCCCGAACCCATCACACGCAGATCCCTGCACGACGAAGTGGTCAGCCGGTTGCGCGACCTCATCGTCGAAGGCGAGTTCCGCCCCGGCACGCGCATCAACGAGCGCCTGCTGTGCGAGCGCTTCGCCATTTCCCGCACGCCGCTGCGCGAGGCCCTGAAGGTCCTGGCCTCCGAGGGGCTGGTCGAGCTGACGCCCAACCGCGGCGCCACGGTGGCCGAGTTCACGCTCAGCGACGTCGAGGAGATGTTCCCGGTCATGGGGGCGCTGGAGGCCCTGGCCGGCGAACTGGCCTGCCAGCGCATCACCGAGGCCGAGCTGGCCGAGATCCGGGCGCTGCACTACCAGATGGTGGTGCACTTCCAGAAGGGCGAGCTGCCGGAATATTTCCACCTCAACCAGGCCATCCACGAGGCCATGCTGGCGGCGGCGCGCAACCCGACGCTGTCCAACATCTTCCGCAGCCTGTCGGGACGGGTCAGCCCGGCCCGTTTCCGCGCCAACATGTCCCGGGCCCGCTGGACCCGCGCGGTCGAGGAACACGAGAAGATCCTGAAGGCGCTGGAGGCCCGCAACGGCCCGCTGCTGGCTTCCCTTCTCAAGGAGCACCTGTCGAACAAGGGCGAAACCGTGAGGGAAGCGATGTTCGCCACCGAAAGTGTCCGCGAAGCGGTCGGCTGA
- a CDS encoding TRAP transporter large permease translates to MTIFIMLVAMILLCLFNVPIAVSLAVVASVTMFITQGPDILPNIALVMFEGATNFPLIAIPLFIFAGAIMNAGGLSRRLIAFASACLGFIKGGLAMVTIAASMFFAEISGSAVAGVAALGTILIPAMKSKGYPAPFAVAVTSSAATLAIIIPPSIPMIIYAVMAQVSVVQVFITGFVPGVIGGVGMMIMSYWFARRNNYPVEEVFKLGRVWRTFKDAWLALTLPLIVLGGIFGGFVTATEGAGLAVLASLAIGVVYRELSWGLLRKELVSGGVQTAVVLMLVAGSALIGVFLTEEKMPQLLAAQILEITQNKYLVLLLLNVFFLVIGFFLHSAAAIILVVPIVMPLITTVGIDPVHFGLIVALNLAIGQQTPPVASVLIAACSVGKADIWEVTKVNVWFIGLLTILLLLLTYVPGLALLPVEIFYR, encoded by the coding sequence ATGACTATTTTCATAATGCTCGTCGCCATGATCCTCCTGTGCCTCTTCAACGTGCCGATCGCCGTCTCGTTGGCGGTCGTGGCATCGGTGACGATGTTCATCACCCAGGGTCCCGACATCCTGCCCAACATCGCGCTGGTGATGTTCGAGGGCGCCACCAACTTCCCGCTGATCGCCATTCCGCTGTTCATCTTCGCCGGCGCCATCATGAATGCCGGCGGCCTGTCGCGCCGCCTGATCGCCTTCGCCTCGGCCTGCCTGGGGTTCATCAAGGGCGGCTTGGCCATGGTGACCATCGCGGCTTCCATGTTCTTCGCCGAGATTTCGGGCTCGGCCGTGGCCGGCGTCGCGGCGCTGGGCACCATCCTGATCCCGGCCATGAAGAGCAAGGGCTATCCCGCCCCCTTCGCGGTGGCCGTCACGTCTTCGGCGGCGACGCTGGCCATCATTATCCCGCCCTCGATCCCGATGATCATCTACGCCGTCATGGCGCAGGTTTCGGTGGTGCAGGTGTTCATCACCGGTTTCGTGCCGGGGGTGATCGGCGGCGTCGGCATGATGATCATGTCCTATTGGTTCGCCCGCCGGAACAACTACCCGGTCGAGGAGGTCTTCAAGCTCGGCCGCGTGTGGCGGACGTTCAAGGATGCGTGGCTCGCGCTGACGCTGCCGCTCATCGTGCTGGGCGGCATCTTCGGCGGCTTCGTGACCGCCACCGAGGGCGCCGGGTTGGCGGTCCTCGCCTCGCTGGCGATCGGAGTTGTCTACCGCGAGCTGAGCTGGGGCCTGTTGCGCAAGGAACTGGTTTCCGGTGGCGTGCAGACCGCGGTGGTGCTGATGCTGGTCGCCGGATCGGCGCTGATCGGCGTCTTCCTCACCGAGGAGAAGATGCCGCAGTTGCTGGCCGCACAAATTCTCGAGATCACACAGAACAAGTATCTCGTCCTCCTGCTGCTCAACGTGTTCTTCCTGGTCATCGGCTTCTTCCTGCATTCGGCCGCCGCCATCATCCTGGTGGTCCCGATCGTCATGCCGCTGATCACCACGGTGGGCATCGATCCCGTGCACTTCGGCCTGATCGTCGCGCTGAACCTGGCGATCGGCCAGCAGACGCCGCCGGTGGCCAGCGTGCTCATCGCCGCCTGCTCGGTCGGCAAGGCCGACATCTGGGAAGTCACGAAGGTCAATGTCTGGTTCATCGGCCTTCTGACCATCCTGTTGTTGTTGCTGACCTATGTGCCGGGGCTTGCATTGCTGCCCGTCGAGATCTTCTATCGGTGA
- a CDS encoding DUF1178 family protein — MIVFSLRCAKGHVFDEWFASGGEYEAKAKAGELRCPQCGNGDVAKAIMAPRVSSGNEKAAPAAPCATCGQEGGCPWAA, encoded by the coding sequence ATGATCGTCTTCAGCCTGCGCTGCGCCAAGGGCCACGTATTCGACGAATGGTTCGCCTCGGGCGGCGAGTACGAGGCCAAGGCGAAAGCCGGAGAGCTTCGCTGCCCGCAATGCGGCAATGGCGACGTGGCCAAGGCCATCATGGCGCCCCGCGTCAGTTCCGGCAACGAAAAGGCCGCCCCGGCGGCGCCCTGCGCGACCTGCGGTCAGGAGGGCGGCTGCCCCTGGGCGGCCTGA
- a CDS encoding TRAP transporter small permease — MTAYKSFYKFYGRLLEYITIILMVGLLTVVVLGFTYRWSGNSLSWYDEVASVMLCWLTYYSAALGALKRAHIGIPSIIVAVKPVIRVPLVIFGEIIVIGFFVVLAWMGIRVLGALEGQTLVSLPGISLQITQSVIPIGAVLFVIAELLNLPEIWKEATGQVEMKIQH, encoded by the coding sequence GTGACCGCATACAAGAGTTTCTACAAGTTCTACGGGCGATTGCTCGAGTACATCACCATCATCCTCATGGTGGGTCTTCTGACCGTGGTGGTGCTCGGCTTCACCTATCGTTGGTCCGGCAACTCGCTGTCCTGGTACGACGAGGTGGCCTCCGTCATGTTGTGCTGGCTGACCTACTACAGCGCCGCCCTGGGGGCGCTCAAGCGGGCGCACATCGGCATCCCCTCCATCATCGTCGCCGTCAAGCCGGTCATCCGGGTTCCCCTGGTGATATTCGGCGAGATTATCGTCATCGGCTTCTTCGTCGTGCTGGCCTGGATGGGCATCAGGGTGCTGGGCGCGCTCGAAGGCCAGACGCTGGTCAGCCTGCCCGGCATTTCCCTGCAGATCACCCAGTCCGTCATTCCGATCGGCGCCGTCCTCTTCGTGATCGCCGAACTCCTCAATCTGCCCGAGATCTGGAAAGAAGCGACCGGGCAGGTCGAGATGAAGATCCAGCACTAG
- a CDS encoding FAD-binding and (Fe-S)-binding domain-containing protein: MKANVNRNRVGDSALAARLRREIEGEVLFDAFSRGRYSTDASIYQIEPVGVVVPKTEADVVAVLQIAADEGVPVVPRGGGSSQNGQAIGQALLVDFTKHINAVLDFSPEGRTVTVQPGIVLDVLNARLKKGGLHFAVDPSTSSRATIGGMAGNNSSGAHSLRYGLMADNVLAIDALLADGRKLHFEDLPADLDAPGVPAGLRDVLAPLCRLAHDEAEEIERRFPKVQRRVGGYNIDALTPGDKPFASRAARLLVGSEGTLACSTALKLKLHPLPRHKVVGVCHFPTFYRAMESTRHIVALDPYAVELIDRTMIGLARDIPLFRPTVEKFVKGDPAAVLVVEFAADDAEAPLRQLRQLCELMGDLGFPDAVVEALDPAFQNAISTVRKAGLNIMMSMKGDGKPISFIEDCAVPLTDLAEYTDRLTRVFEKHGTRGTWYAHASVGCLHVRPVLNLKQDLGAKAMRAIAEEAFALVREYKGSHSGEHGDGISRSEFHEAMFGPRMVKAFETVKDTFDPSNLFNPGKIVRAPKMDDRALFRFKPGYGELPIQTGLDWSEWGGFAGATEMCNNNGACRKLDVDVMCPSFRATRDEKHLTRGRANTLRLALTGQLGPEALTSDEMYETMQLCVSCKGCKRECPTGVDMARMKIEFLYQYAKRHGLKLRERLVAFLPRYAGLASRLAFFMNLRDRLPGAAWLGEKTLGFSRKRTLPAWQGSPFLPRETAFGPSDGRPVVLLGDTFNIYFEPGNLKDALDVLVAGGYRVHVAKPADGGRPLCCGRTFLSAGLIDEAKAEARRMIDSLTPFVGKGMPVIGLEPSCLLTLRDEFKAMIPGPDTDALAALAVTFEEFLAAESAAGRLRLPLKSMEGRRALLHGHCHQKAFALMPTVEKALKLIPGLTVETVSTSCCGMAGAFGYNAATYDVSMKMAEEALLPAVRAAGEDVIIVADGTSCRHQIHDGTRRDAHHVASVLKSALEIPNG; encoded by the coding sequence ATGAAAGCGAACGTCAACAGGAATCGGGTTGGAGACAGCGCGCTGGCGGCGCGGTTGCGCCGCGAGATCGAGGGCGAGGTGCTGTTCGACGCCTTCTCGCGCGGCCGCTACAGCACCGACGCCTCGATCTACCAGATCGAGCCGGTCGGCGTCGTCGTGCCGAAGACCGAGGCCGACGTCGTTGCCGTCCTCCAGATCGCCGCCGACGAGGGCGTGCCGGTGGTACCCCGCGGCGGCGGCTCGTCGCAAAACGGCCAGGCCATCGGCCAGGCCCTGCTCGTCGACTTCACCAAGCACATCAACGCCGTCCTCGACTTCTCGCCGGAAGGCCGCACGGTCACCGTCCAGCCGGGCATCGTGCTGGATGTCCTGAACGCCCGGCTCAAGAAGGGCGGCCTGCATTTCGCGGTCGATCCCTCGACCTCCAGCCGGGCCACCATCGGCGGCATGGCCGGCAACAACAGCTCGGGCGCCCATTCGCTGCGCTACGGCCTGATGGCCGACAACGTGCTGGCCATCGACGCGCTGTTGGCCGACGGCCGCAAGCTGCACTTCGAGGACCTGCCGGCCGACCTCGACGCCCCCGGCGTGCCGGCCGGCCTGCGCGACGTGCTGGCCCCGCTGTGCCGCCTGGCCCACGACGAAGCCGAGGAAATCGAGCGCCGGTTCCCCAAGGTGCAGCGCCGCGTCGGCGGCTACAACATCGACGCGCTGACCCCCGGCGACAAGCCGTTCGCCTCGCGCGCGGCGCGCCTGCTGGTCGGCTCGGAAGGCACGCTGGCCTGCTCGACGGCGCTCAAGCTCAAGCTGCATCCCCTCCCCAGGCACAAGGTGGTGGGGGTCTGCCATTTCCCGACCTTCTATCGGGCGATGGAGTCGACCCGTCACATCGTCGCCCTCGACCCCTACGCGGTGGAGTTGATCGATCGCACGATGATCGGGCTGGCCCGCGACATCCCGCTGTTCCGCCCGACGGTGGAGAAATTCGTCAAGGGCGACCCGGCCGCCGTGCTGGTGGTCGAATTCGCCGCCGACGACGCCGAGGCGCCGCTGCGTCAGCTGCGCCAACTCTGCGAGTTGATGGGCGATCTCGGCTTCCCGGATGCCGTGGTGGAAGCCCTCGATCCGGCCTTTCAGAATGCCATCTCGACGGTGCGCAAGGCCGGCCTGAACATCATGATGTCGATGAAGGGGGACGGCAAACCGATCTCGTTCATCGAGGACTGCGCGGTGCCGCTGACCGACTTGGCGGAATACACCGACCGCCTGACCCGGGTGTTCGAGAAGCACGGCACGCGCGGCACCTGGTATGCCCACGCCTCGGTCGGCTGCCTGCACGTCCGCCCGGTGCTCAACTTGAAGCAGGACCTGGGCGCCAAGGCCATGCGCGCCATTGCCGAAGAAGCCTTCGCGCTGGTCCGCGAATACAAGGGCTCGCATTCCGGCGAGCACGGCGACGGCATCTCGCGCTCGGAATTCCACGAGGCGATGTTCGGCCCGCGCATGGTCAAGGCCTTCGAGACGGTCAAGGACACCTTCGATCCCTCCAACCTGTTCAATCCCGGCAAGATCGTGCGGGCGCCGAAAATGGACGACCGCGCCCTTTTCCGCTTCAAGCCCGGCTACGGCGAATTGCCCATCCAAACCGGGCTGGACTGGTCGGAATGGGGCGGTTTCGCCGGCGCCACCGAGATGTGCAACAACAACGGCGCCTGCCGGAAGCTCGACGTCGACGTCATGTGCCCGTCGTTCCGCGCGACGCGCGACGAGAAGCACCTGACGCGCGGCCGGGCCAACACCTTGCGCCTGGCCCTGACCGGCCAGCTCGGCCCCGAGGCGCTGACGTCCGACGAAATGTACGAGACCATGCAGCTCTGCGTCAGCTGCAAGGGCTGCAAGCGGGAATGCCCGACCGGCGTCGACATGGCCCGCATGAAGATCGAGTTCCTGTACCAGTACGCCAAACGCCACGGCCTCAAGCTGCGCGAACGGCTGGTCGCCTTCCTGCCGCGCTATGCCGGGCTGGCCTCGCGCCTGGCCTTTTTCATGAACCTGCGCGACCGGCTGCCGGGCGCCGCCTGGCTCGGCGAAAAGACGCTGGGCTTCAGCCGCAAGCGCACCCTGCCGGCCTGGCAGGGCAGCCCGTTCCTGCCCCGGGAAACCGCCTTCGGGCCCTCCGACGGCCGCCCGGTGGTGCTGCTGGGCGACACCTTCAACATCTACTTCGAGCCGGGGAACCTGAAGGACGCGCTGGACGTTCTGGTGGCCGGCGGCTATCGCGTGCATGTGGCGAAACCCGCCGACGGCGGCCGGCCGCTGTGCTGCGGGCGCACCTTCCTGTCGGCCGGGCTGATCGACGAGGCCAAGGCCGAAGCCCGGCGGATGATCGATTCGCTCACGCCCTTCGTCGGAAAGGGCATGCCGGTGATCGGCTTGGAGCCTTCGTGCCTGTTGACGCTGCGCGACGAGTTCAAGGCCATGATCCCCGGCCCCGACACCGACGCCCTGGCCGCCTTGGCCGTCACCTTCGAGGAATTCCTGGCCGCCGAGAGCGCCGCCGGCAGGCTCCGCCTGCCGCTGAAATCCATGGAGGGGCGGCGGGCCCTGCTGCACGGCCACTGCCACCAGAAGGCTTTCGCCCTGATGCCGACGGTCGAGAAGGCGCTGAAACTCATTCCCGGCCTGACGGTCGAAACCGTGTCGACGAGCTGCTGCGGCATGGCCGGCGCCTTCGGCTATAACGCCGCGACCTACGACGTTTCGATGAAGATGGCCGAGGAGGCCCTGCTGCCCGCCGTGCGGGCGGCCGGCGAAGACGTGATCATCGTCGCCGACGGTACCAGCTGCCGACACCAGATCCACGACGGAACCCGGCGTGACGCCCATCATGTGGCGAGCGTGCTCAAAAGCGCGCTGGAAATCCCGAATGGATAA
- a CDS encoding pyridoxal-phosphate-dependent aminotransferase family protein: MLNTYQAGRHFLQIPGPTNVPDRILHAMAKPTMDHRGPEFGRMARDILEGLKPIFKCAGPVIVYPSSGTGAWEAALSNTLQPGDKVLMFETGHFATLWHEMATRLGLDAQFVPGDWRHGVDPEVVEKTLAEDRAHTIKAVCCVHNETSTGVTSRIGEVRKAMDRAKHPALLFVDTISSLASLDYRHDEWGVDVTVACSQKGLMLPPGLGFNALSEKAIKVAEKGGFPRSYWRWEAMLNPNKTGYFPYTPATNLLYGLREAIAMLTEEGMENVFARHARHGEATRRAVRAWGLEIQCLDEREYSGVLTAVRLPDGHNADAFRKVVLENFNMSLGNGLSKLQGKVFRIGHLGDFNDLSLCGTLAGVEMGLGLAGVPHNKGGIQAAMDYLQKE, from the coding sequence ATGCTCAACACCTACCAGGCCGGCCGCCACTTCCTGCAGATTCCGGGGCCGACGAACGTTCCGGATCGCATCCTGCACGCGATGGCGAAACCGACGATGGACCACCGTGGCCCGGAATTCGGCCGCATGGCGCGAGACATCCTCGAAGGTCTGAAGCCCATCTTCAAATGCGCCGGACCGGTGATCGTCTATCCGTCGTCGGGCACCGGGGCCTGGGAGGCGGCGCTGAGCAACACCCTGCAGCCGGGCGACAAGGTTCTGATGTTCGAAACCGGCCACTTCGCCACCCTGTGGCACGAGATGGCGACGCGCCTGGGCCTGGACGCGCAGTTCGTTCCCGGCGACTGGCGCCACGGCGTCGATCCCGAGGTCGTCGAGAAGACTCTCGCCGAGGATCGCGCCCACACCATCAAGGCGGTGTGCTGCGTCCACAATGAAACTTCCACCGGCGTGACGTCGCGCATCGGCGAGGTGCGCAAGGCGATGGATCGCGCCAAGCACCCGGCGCTCTTGTTCGTCGACACCATCTCGTCGCTGGCTTCGCTCGATTACCGGCATGACGAATGGGGCGTCGACGTCACCGTCGCCTGTTCGCAGAAGGGCCTGATGCTGCCCCCCGGCCTCGGCTTCAACGCCCTTTCCGAGAAGGCGATCAAAGTGGCGGAGAAGGGCGGTTTCCCGCGCTCCTACTGGCGCTGGGAGGCGATGCTGAACCCGAACAAGACCGGCTACTTCCCCTACACCCCGGCCACCAACCTGCTCTATGGCCTGCGCGAGGCCATCGCCATGCTGACGGAGGAGGGGATGGAGAACGTCTTCGCCCGCCACGCCCGGCACGGCGAGGCGACGCGGCGCGCGGTCAGGGCCTGGGGCCTGGAGATCCAGTGCCTGGACGAGCGCGAATACAGCGGCGTGCTGACCGCCGTGCGTCTGCCCGACGGGCATAACGCCGACGCTTTCCGCAAGGTGGTGCTCGAGAACTTCAACATGTCCCTGGGCAACGGCCTTAGCAAGCTGCAAGGCAAGGTCTTCCGCATCGGGCATCTGGGGGATTTCAACGATCTCTCGCTCTGCGGTACCCTGGCCGGTGTGGAAATGGGTCTCGGCCTGGCCGGCGTCCCCCACAACAAGGGCGGCATCCAGGCCGCCATGGACTATCTGCAGAAGGAATAG